The sequence GAAGTGAACCCATCGATCCGAATTCTCCCCACGTCCAATTGCATATCACCTAATGCCTGGATCTTGGTCGACGTAAAATGATCTTGCGTCAAAATGTCCATCAATTCATCTTTGCAATCATCATCCACACTGATCACGACGATATGGTTCTTCAAAGCAGCTTGTTCTGCTGATGTTGCAAATTTCTTTTCATATTGGTCCGATATTGGGGGGCGATCCGCAACTGGAACCCGATCAGTCAGCGAAGCAATGACTCGAGGCTCCTCTTCAGCCGATAACTCGACCGCCTTGCTGGGCGGCTCAACAGGCGGTTCAGGTTCAGCCTGCGACGTGAGATCACGCATTGCCGTGGGCCGATCCTCCCGCGCACTGATACTATACTGCTGAATCAGCTCTTCATCGACGAAAGTCTCCTGTGAAATTTCAGCCGTCTCATCACGTTGAACTCGGCTCGGCTGGACGAATTCATCCGCTTCCATTGGCTCTGGTTCAATCGGCGCAGCCCTGTCATCTGGCGCTTTGGGCAGAACCTCGGATGCCTCGCTTTCGGGCTTTGACACGGTCACAGCACGCTTCTCCTGCTCAATCCGCTCAAGGATCGGCCGGATCTCTCGCTCGATCTCTTTAAACTTAGGAAGCGGCTGACTCTCCAATTCAATCTTATCCACCAGTTCGGTCTCAACTGATTCACGTTCATCTGACGAGACTTCTTCAGCTTCCATCGATTCCAACTTTTCCGATATCAAGCCTGACTGCTGTTGCGGTAGTGGCTTGGCCTCTGGTGGAATCGTCGGCTTAATGAATCCCTGCTGATATAGCCGCACAATCCGTTTCAATGCCACAAGGTCATCCAAACCGCTATCCTCAATAATCTGATCGACCTCTCGTTTCCCATCAAACAGCTTCACAAAATTGGCGATTTCACCATTGACTCGCCTTTTCTGAATTAGCATTCTGAATGTCGGAGTAATGGTGAATGCGGTTCGCGGTGAGGATAATTGGCTGATCAACTGTTCGCGGAGTTCCAGTCGCTTGATCCCATGGAGCAGTAACCCTAAGTTACTGACCGAAATCTCGTCCGGCACATCGATCTCCTTGAATACCATCGTGAAATAGCCTCGATTCCAGGTCAGCATCTGATAGATCGCAGGCTCTTGTTTGATGTCACCCAGGCTGGCATTGACCACAGCACCATCCCGAAAATAGACTTGCCCGGTTCTTCGGCCATTGCTCAGCGTCAATACTCCAGTTTTTCTCTCTACCCCAAAGCTCTCGATCAAATCCGCTAAAGTGAGTTGATCCAATCGACCCGAAAATCTCATATAAGCATCCAACTGCTCGCTTTTTCTTCGCTCCAGCCGTCGCAATACCATTCGAATATGAGCGACAACTTCCTTGACATGAAGCGGTTTGACCAAATAGTCTTTTGCCCCCAATTCAAAGCCGCGCACCCGCTGCTGGATATCGCGCTGATTGGTCAAAAAGATCAGCGGGATCGACTTGGTGTTAGGATCAGCTTGAAGCCGTTCCAACAATTGAAAACCTGTCAATCCTGGCAAATTCACTTCGGTCAAG comes from candidate division KSB1 bacterium and encodes:
- a CDS encoding response regulator gives rise to the protein MMNPTVLVADGDAKNLQILKENLEASGFTVITASNGNKAWEEIQQSPPQLVLTEVNLPGLTGFQLLERLQADPNTKSIPLIFLTNQRDIQQRVRGFELGAKDYLVKPLHVKEVVAHIRMVLRRLERRKSEQLDAYMRFSGRLDQLTLADLIESFGVERKTGVLTLSNGRRTGQVYFRDGAVVNASLGDIKQEPAIYQMLTWNRGYFTMVFKEIDVPDEISVSNLGLLLHGIKRLELREQLISQLSSPRTAFTITPTFRMLIQKRRVNGEIANFVKLFDGKREVDQIIEDSGLDDLVALKRIVRLYQQGFIKPTIPPEAKPLPQQQSGLISEKLESMEAEEVSSDERESVETELVDKIELESQPLPKFKEIEREIRPILERIEQEKRAVTVSKPESEASEVLPKAPDDRAAPIEPEPMEADEFVQPSRVQRDETAEISQETFVDEELIQQYSISAREDRPTAMRDLTSQAEPEPPVEPPSKAVELSAEEEPRVIASLTDRVPVADRPPISDQYEKKFATSAEQAALKNHIVVISVDDDCKDELMDILTQDHFTSTKIQALGDMQLDVGRIRIDGFTSYQLIAVSVDKPFHVFLESVKSKLAGFIFAVDCTKPETWEYSSYLIHSLTARYQLPYAVAAMNFLDQNNVTMDVIRYQFKLDELVPLIAWDEVDKSSIRKILIAATRSASENMMRKAAIKDIRLKTAMM